Part of the Prosthecobacter sp. SYSU 5D2 genome is shown below.
AGAGGTGGCTGTCCTGGAAAGTTTCACCTCGCAGATGTTCGCCGGCCGTGGTGGTTATGGCGGCAACCTGGGCTGGGCGGCGGATGTCTGGATGGCGCTCCAGCACGCTCACATTCGCACCGACATCCTGTTCGAAGAAACCCTCCTCAAAAACGGCCTCGCCGGTCGCAAAATTCTCGTCATGACGGACTGCGATGTTTTGACACAGGCTGTCGTCCAAAAAATCCAGGAATGGCAGAAGCGCGGAGGCAAAATCATCGCCGATCAAAACCTCTGCCCCGCCCTCAAGGCTGACATTACCCTCACCAGTTTTAAGCGCGCCAAAAAAGCTGCTGAGGACAAAGCCCAGGTGCTTCAGCTCGCCTCCACTCTCGGCCCCCAGGTCATCGCTCTCGGCCACCAGCCGCGCGTCACCGCGGACAGTCCCGAGGTCATCCTGCGCACCCGTCGTTTTGGCGATGCCACCTACCTCTTTGTCATGAATGATCATCGCGAAGCTGGCACCTATGTTGGCCAGCATGGCCTCGTGATGGAAAACGGCCTGCCCACCTCCGCCACGCTCACGCTCGCCCAGGACCATGGCGCCATCTATGACCTGACAAATGGCAGCCTCATCATCCCGCAGCGCGATACCGCCGGTGTCCTCCGCTGGAAAGTGGACCTCGGTCCCTGCGACGGACGCATCTTCATGATCCTGCCCAAGCCCCTTTTGCAGCTCACCGCCGATCTGCCCGCCACCGCCACACGCGGCAACAGCGCCGATCTCCAAATCCGCCTCACCACCACCCAGGACGCTCCTTTAAAAGCCATCGTCCCGCTGGAAATCCAGATCCGCGATGCCAATGGCAAATCCGCCGAAGGCAGCGGTCATTACGCCGCCGAAAACGGTCTCCTCACCCTGCCTTTATCCATCGCTCCCAACGAAGACCCCGGCACCTGGGAAATCCGCATCACCGAGCTCGCTTCGCGTATGCAAACCACCCGCTGGATGGCCATTTCTCCTTGAGGCTTCCAATCGCAGGAGCTGCTTCAATTGGCTGTACCGCGATGGCGTTTTTAAAAAAAATCTTGAAAAGCTATTCAGAATAATACTCAAAAGATTCTTGTTTTTCGGTATCCATGCTGTATCCTCCGGCCATGTCCGACCCACGCAACGCCGCCCACGATAAAAAAGTCAGTCACGACAAAAAACACCAGGAGGAGGCCGAAGCCAACAAAGCGGAGGCCAATAAAGCCGAAGCCGCTTCTGAAGCAGCCCCCGAGACTGAACCCGCCCCTGGTGGCCCTTCACCCGAAGCCATCGCCGTCCATGAAGGCTCGCTTGCTGTCCTGACCCAGGTCAAAGACATGGAGTTCCATTCCCGTGCCAACCTTGAGCGTCTCAGCACCCTCATGCTCACCGTTGAAGATGAACTGAAGCAAAAAGCCTTCGCCGCTTCCTTGGGGGAACTTTTCTCCGCTCAGGACGTTGTGCAGACCCAGCTTACCGCCTTCATCACCGCCTATCAGGCGGAGTGCGAAACCATCTAAAAAGAGGAGAAAAAGTTTTTTCCAAAAACCTGCATCCAGTTTGACCGCTGGGTGCGATTTTGTGCCGTCAACTCTCTTCTTCAAATGCTGGTTCCGGAGAGAGCGAATGGGTGATGTTCCTCCTTATCGGCGTGCAAAATGCACACATCGCTGCCTCGCTTTCTCCTCTTCCATTGTGGCAAGGAAGTTGCTTGAAACAGAACATATCTTATCCCAAGTAAGGTATTCAAAACTCCCCTATTAAATCACTCATGAAAGACTCCTTCTTCCTCAGCCGCTCATTCGTTGAATTCGGTCCCTTCCCAGCCGCAGAACTGCTTAGCTTTTCTGCCCGTGGTCTTCTTCAGGACAGCGACTATGTCCGTGGCGCAACCTCCGAAGACTGGGTCCATGTTAACGATTGGGTCGCCTCCCAGAAGCCTGCTGAGCCACCGGCACCTGCTGCTAAAAAAGCCGTGTCTCCGACTCCAAAGGCCGAAGCACCCGCTCCGGCTCCAGCTAAAAAGGCCCCCGCCAAAAAAGCGGCGACCAAGAAGGCTAAATAAGCCCCAGGCGCACAGCCGCCTGATTATATTCTTGCCTGTCAGGGACGCGCCCCGTTAGTAATCGGGGCGCATGTCTTTTCTCTCCCGCGACGCCACCATCGCCCGCCCCGGATTTTCCCGCTGGCTGGTGCCTCCTGCGGCCATTGCCGTGCACATGTGCATCGGCCAGGTTTATGGCTTCAGCGTCTTTAAAAAACCGCTGGCACAAATTCTCGGCGTCAACGCTCCCGCTGCAGGCGACTGGACGGAGGCCGATGTCGGTGTCGCTTACTCCATCGCCCTCGCATTGCTAGGGCTGTCGGCTGCCGTCTTTGGGAAATGGGTGGAGCGCAGCGGCCCTCGTAAAACCATGGTCGCCAGCATGGTCTGCTTTTGCACCGGCCTGGCACTCTCCGCCCTGGCGGTGAAGTTTCACCAGCTCTGGCTGCTCTATGCCGGTTACGGCCTCATTGGCGGCATCGGTCTCGGGCTGGGGTACATCGCGCCCGTTTCCACTTTGATGAAATGGTTTCCTGACCGTCCCGGCATGGCCACCGGCATGGCCATCATGGGCTTCGGTGGCGGTGCCCTCATCGGCGGACCTTTGGCAGAAGAATTGATGGCCTTCTTTGCCACCCCCACATCCGTCGGTGCCACCCAGGCCCTCCTTGTCATGGCGGGTCTTTATGCCGTCATGATGCTCTTCGGGGCCTTCATCGTCCGTGTTCCACCGGAAGGCTGGAAACCGGAAGGCTGGGTGCCCAAGACCCAGTCTGCCCGCCTTGTCACCAATGCCAATGTGGCCGTGGACACCGCCTGGAAGACCCCCCAGTTCTGGCTCCTGTGGATCGTCCTCTGCATGAATGTCAGCGCCGGCATCGGCATCCTCGGCCAGGCCTCCCCCATGATCCAGGACATGTTCAAAGTCACCCCCGCAGCCGCAGCGGGTTACGTCGGCCTCCTTTCCCTCTGCAACCTCGGCGGTCGTTTTTTCTGGTCCTCCATGTCGGATCTCACCGGCCGCAAAGGCATCTACTGTGTTTATTTCATCCTCGGAGCCGCCCTTTATATGAGCGTTCCGTGGACTCAAGGGCAGGGGAGTGTCACCCTCTTTGTCATCGCCACCGGTCTCATCCTCACCATGTATGGCGGCGGTTTCGCCACCATCCCTGCCTACCTTCGGGATCTCTTTGGCAGCTACCAGGTCGGTGCCATTCATGGCCGCCTCATCACCGCCTGGTCCATGGCCGCCATCATCGGCCCCCAGCTCGTGGACCGCCTCTCCGTCGCCAACAAAAAGACCATGCCCCCGGAGCAGGCCTA
Proteins encoded:
- a CDS encoding OFA family MFS transporter, with amino-acid sequence MSFLSRDATIARPGFSRWLVPPAAIAVHMCIGQVYGFSVFKKPLAQILGVNAPAAGDWTEADVGVAYSIALALLGLSAAVFGKWVERSGPRKTMVASMVCFCTGLALSALAVKFHQLWLLYAGYGLIGGIGLGLGYIAPVSTLMKWFPDRPGMATGMAIMGFGGGALIGGPLAEELMAFFATPTSVGATQALLVMAGLYAVMMLFGAFIVRVPPEGWKPEGWVPKTQSARLVTNANVAVDTAWKTPQFWLLWIVLCMNVSAGIGILGQASPMIQDMFKVTPAAAAGYVGLLSLCNLGGRFFWSSMSDLTGRKGIYCVYFILGAALYMSVPWTQGQGSVTLFVIATGLILTMYGGGFATIPAYLRDLFGSYQVGAIHGRLITAWSMAAIIGPQLVDRLSVANKKTMPPEQAYNSIFYLMIALLTVGLIANLLVRPVDARHHVKSQS